Proteins from one Ranitomeya variabilis isolate aRanVar5 chromosome 1, aRanVar5.hap1, whole genome shotgun sequence genomic window:
- the LOC143795583 gene encoding uncharacterized protein LOC143795583 yields the protein MLLVQTVSHQFEDLKIEYATTFLRDLSEKQNTAECSFVGWGDYKNSAAAAAEGSPRQSQSRRTRRRGRPSASQRAPAEEEDDDDDIDVDCLIEEVREREPLWNMADRRHADTGVTRRLWDEVCRTLFPRRESLHPQQQSKLVGKVRKRWRSLRDRFKREFNDEMKAPSGSAGRKRSRYKYGQALSFLRRTMLSRVTFSSHRAPASSSAPSGAIPPESATEGHVGRPHTSVPSSDPSVLSSDPSVPSTSSAPSSGALLQASLLASDAEQLAFPLPHPSDPATSTPPLGLWRQRQRGQERSYAPEFLHLNASFQGSFKILGEQVTAGFNMVQSRISETSQETSSRLDRLHSAVSPDPANLFFQSMLMSMEKLSFEQQMRVMNTCHNAALQAINESTHTPHHTSTPIPHQAPFPHHTPHYQTQPQYPHQQHYQTQLQSPHQHHYQTPRQSHYPTQSQYPTQSPQQSRPPDQITSPMFSLLNFSLPPTPTPPPSGQPLGLTPPSTAPQTSRVSPPIDVVQPSGPSSSHISTQQFENL from the exons gctgctgctgccgctgaaggctctcccagacagtcccagagtcggcggactcgtcgccgcggtcggccatca gcttcacagcgtgctcccgcagaagaggaggatgatgatgatgacattgatgtagactgtctcatcgaggaggttcgtgagcgggagccgctgtggaacatggctgaccgcaggcatgcagataccggtgtcacccgtcggctctgggacgaagtgtgtcgcaccctgtttccaaggcgggagagccttcatcctcagcagcagagcaaactag ttggaaaggttaggaagcggtggcggtcactgagggatcgctttaagagggaattcaatgatgagatgaaggccccgagtggctctgcaggaaggaagaggagcagatataaatatggccaggccctctccttcctgaggcgaaccatgctaagcagagt caccttctccagccaccgggcgcctgcatcttcctctgcgccctctggagcgatccctcctgagtccgccactgagggccacgtcggtaggccccacacctctgtcccctcctctgacccctctgtcctctcctctgacccctctgtcccctccacttcatccgccccaagcagtggagcattattgcaggcttcattgctcgcatctgatgctgaacagttagcgttccctttaccccacccctctgatcctgccacctcgacaccaccattaggtttgtggcggcagcgccagaggggtcaggaaaggagctatgctcctgagttcttacacctgaatgcatccttccaaggctctttcaaaattttgggagagcaagtgactgctggtttcaacatggtgcaatcacgcatcagtgaaacaagccaggaaaccagcagtcgcttggataggctgcattcagctgtaagtcccgatccggccaacctttttttccaatccatgctcatgagcatggagaagctttcttttgagcaacagatgcgggtaatgaatacctgccataatgctgcactgcaggccattaatgaatcgacccacacacctcaccacacctccactccaattccacaccaggccccatttccacaccataccccccattaccaaacccagccccaatacccacaccagcagcattaccaaacccagctccaatccccacaccagcaccattaccaaaccccacgccagtcccactaccctacccagtcacaatacccgacccagtccccacaacaatcccggcccccagaccaaattacttccccaatgttttccttactgaacttttctcttccacctaccccaacaccacccccctctggtcagcctcttggtttaacccccccttccactgcaccacaaacaagtagggtttccccacctatcgacgtggtccaaccttccggcccatcctcctctcatatctccacccaacaatttgaaaatttgtaa